The Raphanus sativus cultivar WK10039 chromosome 2, ASM80110v3, whole genome shotgun sequence DNA segment ATCGTTACAAAATGCAAAATTTCCATCAATTTATCATCAGTAACAGTGGAGCTCACCGATCCATTGGCCCATGGAGGGACGTATGAGACAAGAGCAGATGCCAGCTCCAATGGCAGCAAAAACTAAAGAAGCACCACACCGTACTGTGATGCCCACAACTTTGTTCCCAAGGTCCTTGGCTTTCTCCGATATCAAAACTTGctccacttcttcttcctcctcctcggGTTTAACAGACCTAAACAGACATCTGTAAATCTCTATGCCTACTTGAACTGTCCACGATGCTGCAATCCCGAGGAAGTGTCCTGCGTAAAACCGCGCCAATGAcacaacatatacatatattaagcTTCAGGAGATTGCTCATGTAAGATAGAAGAGCGAGcttttgatgatcattacctcTAAGAGTTGTCTGGCTGACTTTAAAGATGTATACATGTGTGGGCCACCCTCTCCCAGCTTTGCGTAAAGTTGACTGAGGCACATctgcatatatatacacaattttCATTATGTAAAGACAAGTTTGTTGTTGGTAAGCAAAGTAATAGAAGACGATGTGTTGTTAGTTGTTACCCTTTAGAAGTTTCCATGCCATACGCTGTGAGACATAACTAATAGCCACCCTTTCAAGAACCCTCCTAGTGGTCACAACTGTGGTCTGAatcatatatacacatacacCCAACATTagcaaatttaaaaacattgacACCCATGAATCAAATCAACCTTTTATAATTGTTTCACAGTTTCAGCCTCTCTTACTAACCTCACGTGCAATCTGCTTGGCTGATTTTTTAAGAGGAACAATCAAGTCCACACGGCGGCGCTCTCCTTCCTCAGGAGCATTGTTTAGAAAatcctcatcatcatcgtccTCAGAAGCAGGTTTAGGCTCCAAAAGAGGGAGATAGAACATGAGGAGGGATCTCACGGTGGTCATCGCAAGGGCCCTGAACTCAAAGGCAGAGAAAAGCGGCTTTGGCTGGATACTGTAAACCTTAGAGGAGCTAGGAGGAATGTACGTAGGCGGTTGAATCTGCAAAGACACTTTTCGTATAGCAGCGAGGTAATCATCATCTATTCCAGCTGCTGCTGAGGCCGCATCACAGTACGCAACTCGAGGCTCAAAACAACTGTATATAACAGAAACAGTTTTTGAATTAAAACAACAAAAGtttctaaatgtttttgttACTGCAGTTATTATCCGGAGATTACTATTCTGACCCTGAGCTAGTGATTAACCCTAATCACGAAACAAAATCACTAATCCAATTACACTTATCTATCTCACGATCCAATCAAAATACAAAACAGAGGATCAATCAATACAGAGAGAAAGAGGACTGAGAGACGTACCCGAAGAGAAACCTAGAGGCGAAGGGAGCAGTGGCGGCGGCGGAAACGACGACGGAGGCGGGAGAGAGAGACGAGGATGAGTGGTGGATACGGTGTGTGTTATGAGATTTCTTGAGTAGATCTAAGACTATAGCTATTCCCGCCATTACTTACAAGGACAAACGAATCTCTCTCGATGATGTCTTTcaatcagaagaagaagaagaagaaagtgtaAATCTTCGCTTGCTTTGTGATTAACTTGCTGTAGATTTTCTCTTCCAGCTTCTTTccgttaataatattttttttattctcgagagaaaaaattaatatagatTCTGAAAAGACAAGAGTTCTGTTGACTTTTCCTTTTGATATTCTTCCGTTTTATTTACGGTTTGGCCCATTAAAAGCCTATAATAGCATAGCTAAACCGGCCCATTAATAAATAcacaattttcttaaaatttgagagagagagagagagatctggcCATCTGTTAACAACATATAAATCTTCATGTAAAAGACTCAAGAATACTCTCTCTTGTATCTTATTCTTGTAAAAGACTCAAGATTATTATCAACCAAGCTTCCCATGTTATCCTCTCTTACGTAAACACTCTAAAATATTTGTTCGTAGGCTAATTTATATGCGCTGACATTGGCGTGTTTAAGGAGAAGTTACGTGAGTGAATGTGAACAGAGAGAAGAGTTTATTAAactttgacatatttaataacCCACTGTAGAATGTAACGGACTACTAATGtgaaatgtttaaaatataattaggtCATCATAGCTGCTAAATGGACCATTGAGAGTTTTTATTATCTGAAGTTTTGAGTCTCAGCCATTTATCTCCAGATATGAACTTCATCCCAAGAAAAGGCTTCGCATCATCTTGAGTTAGACTCTTTGACCATGGTACTCTACCTGTTCTATCTGCTCCCTTTCCGGTGCAATTATACTCTCCGAATAGCACCTCACTgcaataagaaaacaaaaaaaaaactcgtcTTTTGGGTTTTATTTTTCAGACAGAACAGCCGAGAGTGTTCAGTTTCAAGAtcctttttcttgtttttgttacCTGTCCCTGGCCTTGTCTTCCCAGTCATCCCAACCTGAAGGTTTGATGACATCAGCCATGTAACAGTTTGAATAAACAACTCTCGAGTGGGTTCCCCAAGCTCTTGCTAGGTAAACCTTCCCTGTTCCGCCGATGTAACAGTTCACAAACGAGAAACCACTATTCTCACTCTCCGCGTCTCTATGGTGAGCCGCGATAGATCCAATACCCTCTGCGGTTGAGCGGATGTAACAGTCCTGTCGTGTTTTTTCCaccaaacacacacaaagtCTCTCAGACCATTTTGTATTCGATATAAGAAAGGACTAAAGAAGGGACAAGTGAAAAAAGGTGTTATTAGTACCCGGTAAAGCGACGTGGCGTTACCAAAGATGAAGTCAACATTTCCTTCGATATAGCATTTGAGGAAGTAGTGAGATCCACTTTCATCATTAAGAGTGTCTTGTGATCCCAAAACCCTTACTTTGTACAACATTGATTTGTCCCCTGTTATCCTCAGGGCCGCCGCTTGCTTCCCTATCTCTCCCGGCTCTGCCACCACCGTGTTCTGCACTCATTCCcaaaaaaatcagatcaaaGAAATTCAAACTCCATAGAGAAGAACAGAAAAAAGAAGAGACCAGAGATAGGACCTTGATAGTGATGGCAGTGGCGCAGAAGAAGTCAGAGTCTACTCTAACAGTGGCTGTTCTGAAAGTGCCGATTTCACTACCATTGGTATAACGGTCTGAAGCTTTATCGCTCCAAGTAATGACTGTCTTTCCCACGTAACTCTGATGACCTATGAACGAAATGTACGGTTTAGTGCTCGGCACGATCACCTTCTCCCTGCAACGACCAAGACAtaacgtttttaaaaataaataaaaaataacacaaaaacAAAGATTATGTGAAATCCACTTTTTGGAATAAAATCTTGGCACTTATTTTTTTGCATTCCTTAAAATGTTAACCAGTTAAAACGATAAAAGTAAAAAGGATATTGTATTTCATTCCATATTAATCCATCGATGCATGGTAGAGTAGAGAGAGTTATAGTTGTATTAAGAGAATAAATGGAATAATGATTCTATtccataaaataattattccAATAATTTCATCTATTCATTTTATTAGTCACCAGTTACGCAAGAGTATGACACAGACGGAGAGTATGTGGAAAGATGTATTACAAAAACTACACATGTAACTGATGTGTAAGATTATCCTAGTAACTTATTATAAATGTTAACAAAACGTTTATAATAATGTTCTACTTAAAAAACAGGGGTTATGTCTTTATTCAGGATCTTTGATTTACCTGTAAATCCCAGGTTGAATGAAGATTTTAACTCTCTGTGAATTCCCCTCAGGAACCATATCAACAGCTCCTTGAACTGTAACAGAGTCTCCTCTTCCGTTCTTTTCTACCACAATCACTCTGCTCCCGTCTTCATCATTTGAGGGCGCCGGCGCCAGATATTCTTGACCAACCCCATTATCGTGTTTAAGGTTCCTCTCCCTTCTGAAATCTTTCGCAACACTCAAGTCTTCCCAGCTTATGTATCTCCCCAACTCGTTATCTGCATCATCACTCTGCAACAATCCCGATGTCCCTAAACCCAACAGAACCCAAAAACAGAGAAATGAAACCGACGGAATAAAGGCTTTGGCTTTCATGGAGAATGTCTCTGGAAAgatcagaagaagaaaacaaaaagttagTGTGGTTTCTTTTGTCAGAGTTGTGAAAGAAAAACGTTTTCAGGATTTGTTTCTTCTCTACCCTCTTACGTGGGAGTGAGTTGAAGATGGGTTTTAATAAATATGAGGACTCTCTCTTACACAATGTACAATGAAAggaataaaatattcaattGTTGAAAATACAATGAGTATATCCAAAATGAAATGTGATGATATATATCTGGTATTGAAAAGATTCAGCATATTGAATAAGTCAAAAGAAAGTATGGACTAAGGATGATATATTTCACTTTATAGAgattttcatatatttctaaatatttaacAGCAATAATTTCACTGtaaattaagtaatttatttttattttttataccaaaatttgttgttttatattatctataaatataattattaaatggtAGAAGCACCGTGGCCTAGTGAtcaaggtttaaaggcttctacacccaaGTATGGGGTTCGAATCCTAGACGACACAATTTCTACACCAGGAGGTCTGGGTTTCAATTCCCGGAAAAGAcgaattatgcagaatattggAGACAAGTCTTACAAGGGATCTTCAGCATAGCGCAAGGAATACTGTCAGGAATGAATCTCATAGGGCAGCTCAGGATGATGCAGTCAGACATGAATTCTTATAAAGCAGGTAGAATGGCCAGCTGtaatatcgtctatgtaatgtttctcattgtttctaatagcataataaacccgacaaaaaaaaatataattattaaataattattaattagtaatgaattttattaaaaaaaccaTCAAAATGTGTAAAAGTTGAATTTGTGTCGAGTGATgagatgaaagaaagaaaatatgatGTGTAatgttaaaagataaaaatgttGGTGTTAAATCTTGAAACCATTGTACATTCTTTAATTGTTGACTTCCCATAAGATACACTTGATAATTAAACATCACCAAATTATAATTTCTAATagttgtattatatttttaaaaatttgtaatatcttatttcagattattttttatgtaaCTGTAACAACTGTAAGAATAAAAACTTGTAATAATCAATTTAtacaatttgttttgtttagaaaatataactGTTCCcctatatctatatataatcaaaCAATATTCTCACGAAACTGCAAACTTATATTTTTCCcaccaaaataacaaaattggGGTTTTATTCACAACTGAAAATCGAATTTTCtcaccaaaattataaaatcatataattgaGGCAAAACCgtaatatcaatttttatatttttcactGAACC contains these protein-coding regions:
- the LOC108827859 gene encoding uncharacterized protein LOC108827859 — encoded protein: MAGIAIVLDLLKKSHNTHRIHHSSSSLSPASVVVSAAATAPFASRFLFGCFEPRVAYCDAASAAAGIDDDYLAAIRKVSLQIQPPTYIPPSSSKVYSIQPKPLFSAFEFRALAMTTVRSLLMFYLPLLEPKPASEDDDDEDFLNNAPEEGERRRVDLIVPLKKSAKQIARETTVVTTRRVLERVAISYVSQRMAWKLLKDVPQSTLRKAGRGWPTHVYIFKVSQTTLRGHFLGIAASWTVQVGIEIYRCLFRSVKPEEEEEEVEQVLISEKAKDLGNKVVGITVRCGASLVFAAIGAGICSCLIRPSMGQWIGCALGDLAGPMVVSICLQKTLQADS
- the LOC108837853 gene encoding pectinesterase QRT1-like; the protein is MKAKAFIPSVSFLCFWVLLGLGTSGLLQSDDADNELGRYISWEDLSVAKDFRRERNLKHDNGVGQEYLAPAPSNDEDGSRVIVVEKNGRGDSVTVQGAVDMVPEGNSQRVKIFIQPGIYREKVIVPSTKPYISFIGHQSYVGKTVITWSDKASDRYTNGSEIGTFRTATVRVDSDFFCATAITIKNTVVAEPGEIGKQAAALRITGDKSMLYKVRVLGSQDTLNDESGSHYFLKCYIEGNVDFIFGNATSLYRDCYIRSTAEGIGSIAAHHRDAESENSGFSFVNCYIGGTGKVYLARAWGTHSRVVYSNCYMADVIKPSGWDDWEDKARDSEVLFGEYNCTGKGADRTGRVPWSKSLTQDDAKPFLGMKFISGDKWLRLKTSDNKNSQWSI